The genomic window CGTGGGCTTCGAAGGCCTGGCTGGTGGCGAGATGGTGGATGTCGTAGAAGTCCTTGTAGCGGGAGTTGACCTCGTAGAGGACGGTGGCGGCCTGGAGTTTCTCGGCGATGACGGTTTCGAGGGAGTAGGCGAGGACGTTGGGCAGCGGGGTGTCGAGGAGCGTCGGGTAGTCGAGAGCGGTGGGCCCTGTGGGAAGGGCGTCGCCGAAGCCGACGTCGATGCGGAGCCGCTCTCTGGCCGAGCCGAGGTAGGCGGTCAGTTCGATCCTCACGCCGCCGTATTCGGTGGCGGTGCGGTTCTCTTCACCTCGGATAGTGGTGGGGTCGAAGTGGACGCCGTCGGGCAGGTCGATGCTCGCGATGTCATGCACCATCTGCACGGTGTGGGCGACCTCGGCTGGCGTCGCCCGGCCCAGGAAGTCGATGTCTCGGGTGGGGCGTGAGGCGAGCCCGTAGTTGCCGTACAGGAAGAGGCCGCCCTTGAGGATAAGCCGGTCGCGGTGTCTGCTGTGCGCGAGGCGCGCCAGCCACCTCTCTTGCACGTAGAGCAGTTGCAGGCGGTTGTAGTCGACGCCTTGGTCGCGTGCGAGGTTCCTCAGGCGCTGCCGCACGGAGGCGGCCAGGTTGGCCTTCATATGAGCGCCTCGAGGTAGGTGCGCATCTGGCCGTGCACGCGGCGTACGCGCGCCGCCTCCATCACCTCGGCGGGGTTGGGCCTAGGCTTCGATCTGCGCATGTAGGTCTGGAGGGCTTCCAGGAAGAGGTCGTTGCCGAGCTCGTTGCGGTAGTAGAGCAGGTCGGCGAGGGTCTTCTCGGGAGAGTAGACCTTGAGAGCTGTAGGGCCGGCGGGGTGCTCCTCGATCCCGTAATGGTAGACGCGTTCGGTGAAGTAGTAGAAGCGCACGGGCGGGTAGTCGATGGGCGGTGTGCGGGCCTTGTTGGGGATGGCGAGGTCGACCTCTGCCGGCACGATCGTGCTGAGCTCGTGGAAGGAGAGGGCGCTGCGGAGGCAGATGACGCCTTTGGGGATGCGGAGCGCCAGCTCGACGTACGTCTCGTTCGTCAGTGCTGGGGCGGTAGTGTCGCGGTAGACGCCGCGCTGGACCCGCTCGGCGCGGCCCTGCTCCACCCAGGCCGAGAGCAGGTGCGGGTCGATGCCGGCGTCGACCACCTGCTGGCGCCGCAGGTAGCCGTGGTGCTTCTTGAAGAGCCGCTCGAGGCGGGTGGCGGGGGTGTGCTGGTCAGGGGCTTCCATGTAGTGTAGGTACCTTAGCACGGAGCACCGACGGTTTGTGGACCCGGCAGGACGGCTTCGGTCTGGTGTAACAGCGAGGCTTAGCCCTGTAGTCTTACGGGTATGTTCGAAGTGGGCAGTTCTAGGTTTCGTAGAGGGGGCGTACCTCACGCAATCGCCGTTCTGGCCTCGACTCTTGGAGTCGTCAAAACAATCGGCAAGACGCGGCTCAGAACGAGTCGTGCCGCTGGTGCAAGGAACTGCGTCCCCAACGGAGCCCGGTTTCAAAACAATCGACCGCTACTACCGCTGGTGAGGCGGCCCGGTCTCCGCGCACCCGGGGCCGCTCGCGCCGGCCGCTAGGCGTTACGGTGCAGGCGCTTGCGGATGAGCCGGATCTGCCCGCGGTGGTTCAGCTCGTCCTCCATGACGTGGAACCACTTCCAGTGGTTGTTGGCTACCGAGTCGTCCCACCAGTCGCTTGTCTCAGCGAGCCAAGCGTCGTCGCGCAGCGCGAGTTGCTCGAGGGTGAAGGCCCGCACGCGCTGTAGCCGGTCGAGGTAGTAGTCAAGCGGTCGGCCGCGCAGGCGCTGGCGGCCCTCGGGGCCCAGTTCCATCCCGACGTAGCTGTGGTCCCACTCGGTGCCTGGAGGGCAGACGCCGAAGGTGTCTCGTTAGTAGTACTCCTCGATGGCCGCCATGTGCTCGAGGAGCATGGCGATGCTGTTGGCGTCGTCGTCTAGCAGGAAGTCCAGCTGCGCCTGGGTGAGGCCCCTTACGGCCATGAGGGTCGTGGCGCGCGTGTAGGCGAGCATGCTGACGAGGTGGCCGATGGCAGGCGAGTAGCCCGCCCTGGGCTCGATAAGGTACTCCGGGCTCGGCACGGTCTACTCCCCCTCTAGGTGCTGCAGCTTGGCCGGTGTCACCATGGTCGGCTGGTCGGGAGCGCGAGTCAAGCGGACGCCCGTCCCCACAGGCGTTCGCCCAAGATCTAGGGGGCCGATCACCCCATGAGCTCGTCCACCCACGCCGGCACGGTCACGGTCGCCGGCCCCTCCCGTACCTCGTCGAAGGCGGAGGCCGCCTCGCTGGCGCCGAGGTTCATCTCGATGGTGCGTGCGCCGGCCGACCTCGCGGTCCTGACGAAGCCGGCAGCGGGGTAGACGACGCCGGACGTACCGATGGCCGCGAAGACGTCGCAGTCCCAGAGGGCGTCGTAGATGGCGTCCAGGTGGTAGGGCACCTCGCCGAACCAGACGACGTCGGGCCGCAGCGCCGGGGTCCCGCAGCGCGGACAGGGCGGCCGCGGCAGCAGGTCCTCACGCCACTCGACCCGCGCGCCGCAGGCGAGGCAGCGCGCCTTGAGCAGCTCGCCGTGCATGTGCAGCACGTCGCGCGAACCGGCGCGCTCGTGGAGGTCGTCGACGTTCTGGGTCACGAGCAGGACGTCGTGACCGCTCTCGTGCTCCAGGCGCGCCAGGGCGCGGTGCGCGGCGTTCGGCTCTACCTCGCGGAGCTGCCGCCGCCTGGCGTCGTAGAAGCGGTGGACCAGGTCCGGGTCGCGGGCGAAGGCCTCGGGCGTGGCCACCTCCTTGACGTCGTGCCCTTCCCAGAGCCCGCCTTCATCGCGGAACGTCTTGAGCCCGGACTCGGCCGAGACCCCGGCCCCCGTGAGGACGACCACGCGCACGCACCCAGCCTGACACTCCCGCGGCCAGCGCGGGCGGCGTCCCAGCTCGCAGCGGCGAGACTACGTGCTCCGCGTCAGGGCAGCTCGAGCACCCTCACGTCGATGTCGGTGTCGGCCAGCATGTCGGCGACGACCTGGGGGTCGGAGTCGCCCTGGTGGTAAGGGACGGCCACGGTGGGCGCGATCGTCCGGTAGCACTCGGCCGCCTCCTCCGGCGGCATCGTGAAGGGCAGGTTGATGGGCAGGAAGGAGACGTCGACCTCGCCGAGGTCGGCGAACTCGGGGACGCACTCGGTGTCGCCGGCCACGTGGACGCGCAGGTCGCCGAAGTCGAGCAGGTAGCCGTTGAACTCGCCCTGGGCGTGGTACGGCGTGCCGTCGTCGCGCATCCTCGCGACGTTGTAGGCGGGGACGGCGGTGATGGTGATGCCCTCGAACTCGTACGTCTCGCCGTTCGCCAGCGCCGTCGCCTCGCCGCCGAACTGCTCGGCGCTGACGCCGTCCATGACGAACACGGTGCCGTCGGCAGCGACCTGCTCGAGGGCCGCCGGGTCGAAGTGGTCCTGGTGCGCATGCGTGACGAGCACCAGGTCGGCGTCGGGCTGCATCGCGTAGTCGGCCACGTTGCTCCACGGGTCGACGTGTATGACGAGGTCGTTCACCTCGATCCTCAGCGAGGCATGACCGAGGGGGAAGATCGCGACCTCGCCCAACGAGCTGTCGAACGTCAGGGGTTCCTGCGCCGCAACGGTGCCCGTAACGAGCGCCGCCACGGCCGTCGCCGCCACTACCAGTGGTGCCCTCATCGTTGTCTCCTCTCGGGCTCGCGTGTCTGCCGCAAGCATCGGGAGGCGGGCGCGCCCGGCCTGGTATCCCACGCAACGTGCAGGTTGGTGAACCCTCGACAAGCGGACGGCACGGTGCGGCCGACGAACCGGCCCGCACCCGCCCCCAACGCGCTCGCCGAACATCGGCAACGCGCCCCGCTACCGCCGTCGAGGTTCCCGATCCGGCCGGCCGAGGGCGCGCACGCAGGCGTCACAGCGCCCGCTGCTCCAGGTCGGCAAACTGGACAGGTCCGGTGCAGCTCGCTCCGCAGGCCTGCGCCTTCCCCTCCGTTAACCCGACGCCAGCACGCTGCAACGTCCCAGGGCCCGGCCGCGCTCGGCAAGGGAGCGCGTGTCGGAGTCCGCCGGAAGGGGGTAGGCGCTCGAGCTTCGTGAAGCAGGGTGGATCCAGACCTGAGGGGGAAGCATGCGACTCAGTGCCAGAAGGTGGCGTCGGCAGCTCATGGCCGTGGCCGCCGCGCTTCTCGTGGGCGCGGCGTACGGCCAGGACTTCAGCGACGCCAGCATGAACGGGATCTACGCGTTCGTCGTGGAGCCCCAGACCGAGGCGGGCCAGGCGGCACCGACCCACGGTCGCTGGCTCCTCGTCCAGTTCAACGGCGACGGCACCTGGGAGATGCTGTGGATCGGGGCCAACGTGCCCAGCGCGAACGCGGACGGGACCCGTGACGTGGTGGCGGGGGCGTTCGCGCTGTCCTCGGCCACCTACCGGGTGATGCCGAACGGGGCCATCGAGCTCATGGGCGCCGACGGGAGCGTCGCCTGGGACGGCCTCATCGTGAGGTCGGAGATGCGCGACGGCGTGCTGGTGGCGACCGAGTACGTGCTGTTCAACCGCGTCCCCGACGACGTGACAGGAGCCCTCCGCATGGGGCGCGGGACCTTGCAGAAGCCGATGGCCGAGGGGCCGTAGGCCCCGGCGACGACCCGAGAGGCGAGCCGCCCCAGCACCTCGCGCTGTCCGCACCACCAAGGTCCAGCCCCTAGGGGTCTACCCTCGAGGCTGGAGGCGTCGGCGATGGCCAGGTCAGAGGTCGAGCTACGGCCCGAGCCCGTGCCCTTCACCGTGTGCGGGCGCGAGCTCATCGACGACGCCACGCTCGAGCAGATGCGCGACGCCATGCGGCTACCCGTCGCCGTCGCCGGGTTCCTGGCGCCGGACGCGCACGTCGGGTACGGGCTGCCGATAGGCGGCGTCTGGGCCACGGCCGGGGCCGTCAGTCCCTACGCGGTCGGCGTTGACATCGGCTGCCGGATGCAGGTCACCGTGTTCGACGCCGACCCTGACGCCGTCGACCTCGAGCGCGTCAGGGAGGCCATCCTCAGGCACACGGTCTTCGGAGCGGGCGGCGCCTTCCCCCGGGGCGGCCGCAACCACGACCCCGTGCTCGACTCGCCCGAGTGGCGCGAGCACCCGTTCCTGAGGCGCAACCCGCGGCTTCTCGACACCGCCGCCGCCCAGCTGGGCACCAGCGGGGGCGGCAACCACTTCGTGAACGCCGGCGTCGTCGTCTACCCCGACGGCACGCGCCGGCTCGGGATCATGTCGCACAGCGGCAGCCGCGGCCTGGGCGCGCAGGTGGCCGGCCACTACTCGCGGCTCGCTCAGCAGCTTCGCCCCGGCCTCGACAGGCGCGTCAGGCACCTCGCCTGGTTCGACCTCGACTCCGAGGAGGGGCAGGAGTACTGGCGCGCCATGCAGCTCGCCGGACGGTACGCGGCCGCGAACCACGACGCCATCCACCGGCGCATCACCGCGCACCTCGGGCTGCCGGTGGCCGACACGATCTCGAACTTCCACAACTTCGCGTGGCTCGAGGACGTCGTGACGCCCACGGGGGAGACGGTGCGGGCCGTGGTGCACCGCAAGGGCGCCACGCCCGCTGGCCCGGGCGTGAGGGGCGTGATCCCCGGCAGCATGGGCACCCCGGCCAAGCTCGTCGAGGGCAAGGGCGACCCCGAGAGCCTGCGGAGCGCGAGCCACGGCAGCGGCCGGGTCATGAGCCGCGGCCAGGCCAAGAGGGCCCTCGCCGGACGGGACCTGAGGGCCGAGATGCGCGAGCGCGGCATCGAGCTCATCGGCGGCACGCTCGATGAGGCCCCCGACGTCTACAAGCCCATCGACGAGATCATGCGCCACCAGGAGCACCTCGTGGAGGAGGTCGCCGAGTTCCGCCCCCGACTCGTGCGCATGGCCGACGACTGAGCTCGGCGTCGACCGACAGCGGGGACATCACGCCCCCGCGCGCACGAGCTCGAGCACGCGCGCTAAGGGCGTGGGCCGGCATGACACCACGCCCTTAGCGCGCATGAACATGAAACGCGTACGCGGCGCGGGCGCGCCCGTCGCGGTGCGTTCGGAGTCGTCGCGCACGCGGCCTCCCGGCGCCGCCGGCGTAAGAGACGTGTAAGCGCGAACCTTCAAGGATATACGGCTGGTGGCCTGGCTGTCCGCGTGACGGCCGATCCCTTGGCCGCGAGTCCGCCGCCGCCTGACGAGACAGGCGCGGAAGGGTGCGTTCGACAGTGCGGGCATCACCTCTGGCGCCGTTGGGTCCTGCTCTCGTCTACCTGATCCTCGCCGCCGCCTGGGTTCTCTTCTCCGACCGGGCGGTCTCCACGTCCGTCGCGGACGTGCATAGCCTCACCAGCATCCAGACCATCAAGGGCTGGGCGTTCGTGCTCTTCAGCACGGTGCTGGTGGGAGCGCTGTCCCTCGGCCAGCACCGCGCCAGGGAGCGGCTCGTCAGGCAGCAGCGGGCCATCGACAGCGCCGCCTTGGCCGCGTACCGGGCGCTGCTCGACCGGCTCTCGGCGCTGGAGCAGGGGTTCGGTTCCTCGAGCGACCTGCCCGGCGTCTACCGGGCGCTGCGGGACTTCATCGTCGACACGGCGCCTTGCGACCTCATCCTCGTGACGAGGTGCTCCGAGGACACGGGCGGTCGCGTGGCCACGTACCTCTACCTCGAGGGCCAGGAGCCGGACATGCGCGACGCCGAGCCGCTGGGCCAGGCGGACGCCCCCGGCGAGCGCGCGGTGAGGACGCGCGGCGTGGTCGTCGCCGAGGGCGAACCGGTCGCGTGGTCAAGTACCGGCCGGTTCGCGGCGGCGTCGTCGGTCGCGGTGCCCATGGTCGTCGGCGACACCGTGGCCGGCGTGCTCGAGGTCGGCAGCTCCCAGGGCCACGCCTACTCCGACGAGCACGTGGCCGGCCTGCGGATGGCGGCGAACCTGCTGGCCATCGCCCTGCAGAACGCCGACCTGTGGGAGCGGGAGCGGGCGGCGCGGCGGGCGGTCGAGGCGTCGGAGGCGCGCTTCAGGTCGCTGGTGCAGAACAGCAGCGACATCGTGAGGCTCCTCGACCGGAACGGCGCCATCGTCTACGAGAGCCCGGCCGTCACCAGGGTCCTGGGCTACGAGCCCGGGTCGCGTCCGCCCGACGCCGCGTTCGACCGCATCCACCCCGACGACGTGGAGCGCGCCAAGCAGGAGCTGGCCAGGGCCATGAAGGACGGCTTCGGCCAGGCGACCTACAGGGTGAGGCACGCGAACGGCGAGTGGCGGTGGTTCGAGTCGGTGGGCGTGAGCATGTTCGACGACCCGAACGTGGGCGCGTTCGTGCTCAACTCGCGGGACATCACCGACCGCAAGCGGGTGGAGGAGGCGCTGCGGGAGGAGCGCGCCTTCAACCAGACGATCGTGGACAACCTGCCGGGCGTGTTCTACGTGATCGACGAGCGGGGCAACCACCAGCAGTGGAACGGCAACTACGCCAGGCTGCTCGGCTACGGCGTCGAGGACATGAGGCGCCTGCGGGCGCTCGACCTCATCGACGCCGACGACAGGGAGCTCGTCGCGGGCCGGATCCGCGAGGTGTTCGAGAAGGGCTCGGCGAGCTGCGAGGCGCGCCTCGTGGCGAAGGACGGCCGGCGCATCCCGTACCTGCTGACCGGCGCGCTGGTCAAGCGCGGCGGCGAGAGGTACCTGGCCGGCGTCGGGCTGGACCTCAGCGCGCAGAAGGCCGCGCGGGAGGAGATCGCGAGCCTCAACGCCGAGCTCCAGGACAAGCTCGAGCGCATCACCACGCTCCACGAGATCGACAACACGATCAGCAGCAGCACGAGCCTCGGCCTGACGCTCAGCGTGGTGCTCAAGCAGGTGATGAGCTGCCTCAAGGTCGACGCCTCCGGCGTGCTGCTCTACGACTCCGACACCGACAGGCTCCGCTACTGCGCCGCGCGCGGCCTGAACGGCAAGGCGATCCGCTCGACCGACCTGTCGCTGGGCGAGGGCCTGCCGGGCATGGCGGCCCTGCAGCGGCGCCTCCTCTTCGTGGAGGGCCCGGCGGAGACGGGCCGGGAGCTGGCGCGCCTGGGGCTGTTCGAGGAGGAGGGCATCGAGTCCTACGTCGCGGCTCCCCTCGTCGCCAGGGGGAAGCTCCTCGGCGTGCTCGAGCTGTTCCACCGCAGCCGCACCCAGAGGGACGAGGACTGGTTCTCGTTCCTCGACACGCTCGTCACCCAGGTGGCGATCGCCCTCGACAACGCCACCCTGGTCGAGAACCTCCAGCGCTCCAACGCCGAGCTGC from Trueperaceae bacterium includes these protein-coding regions:
- a CDS encoding type IV toxin-antitoxin system AbiEi family antitoxin domain-containing protein, whose amino-acid sequence is MEAPDQHTPATRLERLFKKHHGYLRRQQVVDAGIDPHLLSAWVEQGRAERVQRGVYRDTTAPALTNETYVELALRIPKGVICLRSALSFHELSTIVPAEVDLAIPNKARTPPIDYPPVRFYYFTERVYHYGIEEHPAGPTALKVYSPEKTLADLLYYRNELGNDLFLEALQTYMRRSKPRPNPAEVMEAARVRRVHGQMRTYLEALI
- a CDS encoding MBL fold metallo-hydrolase; the encoded protein is MRAPLVVAATAVAALVTGTVAAQEPLTFDSSLGEVAIFPLGHASLRIEVNDLVIHVDPWSNVADYAMQPDADLVLVTHAHQDHFDPAALEQVAADGTVFVMDGVSAEQFGGEATALANGETYEFEGITITAVPAYNVARMRDDGTPYHAQGEFNGYLLDFGDLRVHVAGDTECVPEFADLGEVDVSFLPINLPFTMPPEEAAECYRTIAPTVAVPYHQGDSDPQVVADMLADTDIDVRVLELP
- a CDS encoding RtcB family protein, with translation MARSEVELRPEPVPFTVCGRELIDDATLEQMRDAMRLPVAVAGFLAPDAHVGYGLPIGGVWATAGAVSPYAVGVDIGCRMQVTVFDADPDAVDLERVREAILRHTVFGAGGAFPRGGRNHDPVLDSPEWREHPFLRRNPRLLDTAAAQLGTSGGGNHFVNAGVVVYPDGTRRLGIMSHSGSRGLGAQVAGHYSRLAQQLRPGLDRRVRHLAWFDLDSEEGQEYWRAMQLAGRYAAANHDAIHRRITAHLGLPVADTISNFHNFAWLEDVVTPTGETVRAVVHRKGATPAGPGVRGVIPGSMGTPAKLVEGKGDPESLRSASHGSGRVMSRGQAKRALAGRDLRAEMRERGIELIGGTLDEAPDVYKPIDEIMRHQEHLVEEVAEFRPRLVRMADD
- a CDS encoding HD domain-containing phosphohydrolase; this translates as MGPALVYLILAAAWVLFSDRAVSTSVADVHSLTSIQTIKGWAFVLFSTVLVGALSLGQHRARERLVRQQRAIDSAALAAYRALLDRLSALEQGFGSSSDLPGVYRALRDFIVDTAPCDLILVTRCSEDTGGRVATYLYLEGQEPDMRDAEPLGQADAPGERAVRTRGVVVAEGEPVAWSSTGRFAAASSVAVPMVVGDTVAGVLEVGSSQGHAYSDEHVAGLRMAANLLAIALQNADLWERERAARRAVEASEARFRSLVQNSSDIVRLLDRNGAIVYESPAVTRVLGYEPGSRPPDAAFDRIHPDDVERAKQELARAMKDGFGQATYRVRHANGEWRWFESVGVSMFDDPNVGAFVLNSRDITDRKRVEEALREERAFNQTIVDNLPGVFYVIDERGNHQQWNGNYARLLGYGVEDMRRLRALDLIDADDRELVAGRIREVFEKGSASCEARLVAKDGRRIPYLLTGALVKRGGERYLAGVGLDLSAQKAAREEIASLNAELQDKLERITTLHEIDNTISSSTSLGLTLSVVLKQVMSCLKVDASGVLLYDSDTDRLRYCAARGLNGKAIRSTDLSLGEGLPGMAALQRRLLFVEGPAETGRELARLGLFEEEGIESYVAAPLVARGKLLGVLELFHRSRTQRDEDWFSFLDTLVTQVAIALDNATLVENLQRSNAELRIAYDTTIEGWARTLDLRHEDTEWHSRRVTDLTVRLAERMGVRGEELVRIRRGALLHDIGKMAVPDDILLKPGKLTAEEWEVMKRHTTYAYELLSPIPFLQSAIDIPYCHHERWDGTGYPRGLRGEQIPLAARIFSVVDVFDALTSDRPYRRAWSKERALAYLREQAGTQFDPAAVEAFLEMIEDDDVLEDAFGPAPETAAKRL
- a CDS encoding NAD-dependent deacylase, which produces MRVVVLTGAGVSAESGLKTFRDEGGLWEGHDVKEVATPEAFARDPDLVHRFYDARRRQLREVEPNAAHRALARLEHESGHDVLLVTQNVDDLHERAGSRDVLHMHGELLKARCLACGARVEWREDLLPRPPCPRCGTPALRPDVVWFGEVPYHLDAIYDALWDCDVFAAIGTSGVVYPAAGFVRTARSAGARTIEMNLGASEAASAFDEVREGPATVTVPAWVDELMG
- a CDS encoding nucleotidyl transferase AbiEii/AbiGii toxin family protein produces the protein MKANLAASVRQRLRNLARDQGVDYNRLQLLYVQERWLARLAHSRHRDRLILKGGLFLYGNYGLASRPTRDIDFLGRATPAEVAHTVQMVHDIASIDLPDGVHFDPTTIRGEENRTATEYGGVRIELTAYLGSARERLRIDVGFGDALPTGPTALDYPTLLDTPLPNVLAYSLETVIAEKLQAATVLYEVNSRYKDFYDIHHLATSQAFEAHDLYMAVEATFTRRGTPIPDAHRLFHPAFSADPGRQAQWSAFLKRIRQTSPESFPDLMKDINAFIGPILSGAMRGSWNPAERVWTNDEST